In one window of Haemorhous mexicanus isolate bHaeMex1 chromosome 31, bHaeMex1.pri, whole genome shotgun sequence DNA:
- the LOC132340353 gene encoding low affinity immunoglobulin gamma Fc region receptor III-like, whose protein sequence is MHRQPVHMAGDSGMAGKVALLLWAQTLGLTGAQTTQILVEPPWRPAVLWDQVTLTCHGSGTAGDTTWYRDGQRWLQQGIDCLTVTLSGTYTCDRPGSGRSPPVTVSHDNLVLQVPARALLVGDTVTLRCRAWQKNMVTRVSFYHEWKELGGLRDGTELSLSPLQLSHSGSYHSKGWLELWALEKFWESAPVTVTVQVPVANATITPRTLSHQVHPGDNVTLHCSVQVGSAPVTFTWLHNGQEVARGPLLELRDIDVGHSGTYQCVATNQLGQDGHRVFRTLSPEMALEVTPGSPWVTGGVTRGPRGVQDPRDDG, encoded by the exons atgCACAGACAGCCAGtgcacatggctggggacagcgggatggCCGGGAaggtggcactgctcctgtggg cccagaccctCGGCCTCACTG GTGCCCAGACCACCCAGATCCTCGTGGAGCCCCCCTGGAGGCCGGCGGTGCTGTGGGACCAGGTGACACTGACCTGCCACGGCTCAGGGACCGCTGGTGACACCACCTGGTACAGGGACGGGCAGCGCTGGTTGCAGCAGGGAATCGACTGCCTCACTGTCACCCTGAGTGGCACCTACACCTGTGACAGGCCCGGCAGCGGGCGCAGCCCCCCCGTGACAGTCTCACACG ACAatctggtgctgcaggtgccggCGCGGGCGCTGCTGGtgggggacacggtgacactgcGCTGCCGGGCCTGGCAGAAGAACATGGTCACCAGGGTGTCTTTCTACCATGAGTGGAAGGAACTGGGGGGACTCCGCGATGGCACCgaactgtccctgtcccctctgcagctgagccaCAGCGGCAGCTACCACAGCAAGGGCTGGTTGGAACTCTGGGCGTTAGAGAAGTTTTGGGAATCGGcaccagtgacagtgacagtgcagg tgcccgtggccaatgccaccatcacccccAGGACCCTGTCACACCAGGTGCACCCAGGTGACAACGTTACACTGCACTGCTCggtgcaggtgggctcagcccctgtcaccttcacctggctgcacaatgggcaggaggtggctcggggtcccctcctggagctcagggacatCGATGTGGGACATTCAGGCACCTACCAGTGCGTGGCCACcaaccagctgggacaggacgGGCACCGCGTGTTCCGGACACTCAGCCCAGAGATGGCCCTGGAGGTGACACCTGGCTCACCCTGGGTCACAGGTGGGGTCACACGGGGTCCCCGGGGTGTTCAGGACCCCCGGGATGATGGGTGA
- the LOC132340384 gene encoding Fc receptor-like protein 2 isoform X2 — MSGDTGMAGKVALLLWAQTLGLTGAQTTQLLLEPSWRPAVLWDQVTLTCQGSGTAGDTTWYRGGQRWGQQGRDHVTVTESGTYRCDRPDTGLSNPVTVSNEWLVLQVPARALLEGDTVTLRCRSWQNKRLTDVYFYREEKYLMGPQDGTELSLSPLQLHHSGRYRCQGHVSHVVSRWSTSELVTVTVHRFPPSGVSLSAQPPEGQVALGDSLVLSCTVAMGTGPLSFSWHREGSGTTVGTGPHLELQHVGDNDSGQYRCQVSDGDSVAESDPLNVTVLVPVANATITPGPLAHQVRPGDRVTLHCSVQVGSAPVTFTWLHNGQEVAQGPLLELRDIDVGHSGTYQCVATNQLGQDGHRVFRALSPEMALEVTPGSPWVTVAAGVGGALLFLLLLVGVIVAWRRWHRWAARKSQERAPPDPPDTPEEGQVLYTHVVVTKRAGVSPRATTLQDPQVTYAELRGHQGRPREHGDIYGNVL, encoded by the exons ATgtctggggacaccgggatggcCGGGAaggtggcactgctcctgtggg cccagaccctCGGCCTTACTG GTGCCCAGaccacccagctcctcctggagccCTCCTGGAGGCCGGCGGTGCTGTGGGACCAGGTGACACTGacctgccagggctcggggACCGCTGGTGACACCACCTGGTACAGGGGTGGGCAgcgctgggggcagcagggacgTGACCATGTCACTGTCACCGAGAGTGGCACCTACAGGTGTGACAGACCCGACACCGGTCTCAGCAACCCGGTGACAGTCTCAAACG agtggctggtgctgcaggtgccagcacgggcactgctggagggggacacggtgacactgcGCTGCCGGAGCTGGCAGAACAAACGGCTCACAGACGTGTACTTCTACCGTGAAGAGAAATATCTGATGGGCCCCCAGGATGGCaccgagctgtccctgtcccccctgcagctgcaccacagTGGCCGCTACCGCTGCCAGGGCCACGTGAGCCATGTGGTGTCACGGTGGAGCACGTCAGagctggtgacagtgacagtgcaca gGTTCCCGCCctcaggggtgtccctgtcagCGCAGCCCCCTGAGGGacaggtggcacttggggacagcctggtgctgagctgcacagTAGCCATGGGCACAGGTCCCCTGTCCTTCTCCTGGCACCGGGAGGGCTCGGGGACAACGGTGGGCACCGGCCCCcatctggagctgcagcatgtTGGGGACAATGACAGCGGCCAGTACCGGTGCCAGGTCAGCGACGGGGACAGCGTGGCCGAGAGTGACCCCCTGAACGTCACCGTCCTGG tgcccgtggccaatgccaccatcacccccGGTCCCCTGGCACaccaggtgcgcccaggtgaCCGCGTGACCCTGCACTGCTCagtgcaggtgggctcagcccctgtcaCCTTCACCTGGCTGCACAATGGGCAGGAGGTGGCGCAGggtcccctcctggagctcagggacatCGATGTGGGACATTCGGGCACCTACCAGTGCGTGGCCACcaaccagctgggacaggacgGGCACCGCGTGTTCCGGGCACTCAGCCCAGAGATGGCCCTGGAGGTGACACCTGGCTCACCCTGGGTTACAG TGGCCGCAGGGGTCGGTGGGGCCcttttgttcctgctcctgcttgtGGGTGTCATTGTGGCCTGGCGCCGTTGGCACCGCTGGG ctgccaggaagaGCCAGGAAAG GGCCCCCCCGGATCCCCCGGACACCCCAGAGGAGGGGCAGGTGCTGTACACCCACGTCGTGGTCACCaagagggcagggg TGTCCCCCCGTGCCACCACCCTCCAGGATCCCCAGGTGACCTACGCGGAGCTGCGGGGACACCAGGGGCGACCACGGGAACACGGTGACATCTATGGgaatgtgctgtga
- the LOC132340384 gene encoding Fc receptor-like protein 2 isoform X1 translates to MPWPHPAVPSPALALPGWCPLSPAGAQTTQLLLEPSWRPAVLWDQVTLTCQGSGTAGDTTWYRGGQRWGQQGRDHVTVTESGTYRCDRPDTGLSNPVTVSNGPLCPPEWLVLQVPARALLEGDTVTLRCRSWQNKRLTDVYFYREEKYLMGPQDGTELSLSPLQLHHSGRYRCQGHVSHVVSRWSTSELVTVTVHRFPPSGVSLSAQPPEGQVALGDSLVLSCTVAMGTGPLSFSWHREGSGTTVGTGPHLELQHVGDNDSGQYRCQVSDGDSVAESDPLNVTVLVPVANATITPGPLAHQVRPGDRVTLHCSVQVGSAPVTFTWLHNGQEVAQGPLLELRDIDVGHSGTYQCVATNQLGQDGHRVFRALSPEMALEVTPGSPWVTVAAGVGGALLFLLLLVGVIVAWRRWHRWAARKSQERAPPDPPDTPEEGQVLYTHVVVTKRAGVSPRATTLQDPQVTYAELRGHQGRPREHGDIYGNVL, encoded by the exons ATGCCATGGCcccaccccgctgtccccagccccgcgctggccctgccaggctggtgtcccctgtcacccgCAGGTGCCCAGaccacccagctcctcctggagccCTCCTGGAGGCCGGCGGTGCTGTGGGACCAGGTGACACTGacctgccagggctcggggACCGCTGGTGACACCACCTGGTACAGGGGTGGGCAgcgctgggggcagcagggacgTGACCATGTCACTGTCACCGAGAGTGGCACCTACAGGTGTGACAGACCCGACACCGGTCTCAGCAACCCGGTGACAGTCTCAAACG GACCCCTCTGCCCCCCAGagtggctggtgctgcaggtgccagcacgggcactgctggagggggacacggtgacactgcGCTGCCGGAGCTGGCAGAACAAACGGCTCACAGACGTGTACTTCTACCGTGAAGAGAAATATCTGATGGGCCCCCAGGATGGCaccgagctgtccctgtcccccctgcagctgcaccacagTGGCCGCTACCGCTGCCAGGGCCACGTGAGCCATGTGGTGTCACGGTGGAGCACGTCAGagctggtgacagtgacagtgcaca gGTTCCCGCCctcaggggtgtccctgtcagCGCAGCCCCCTGAGGGacaggtggcacttggggacagcctggtgctgagctgcacagTAGCCATGGGCACAGGTCCCCTGTCCTTCTCCTGGCACCGGGAGGGCTCGGGGACAACGGTGGGCACCGGCCCCcatctggagctgcagcatgtTGGGGACAATGACAGCGGCCAGTACCGGTGCCAGGTCAGCGACGGGGACAGCGTGGCCGAGAGTGACCCCCTGAACGTCACCGTCCTGG tgcccgtggccaatgccaccatcacccccGGTCCCCTGGCACaccaggtgcgcccaggtgaCCGCGTGACCCTGCACTGCTCagtgcaggtgggctcagcccctgtcaCCTTCACCTGGCTGCACAATGGGCAGGAGGTGGCGCAGggtcccctcctggagctcagggacatCGATGTGGGACATTCGGGCACCTACCAGTGCGTGGCCACcaaccagctgggacaggacgGGCACCGCGTGTTCCGGGCACTCAGCCCAGAGATGGCCCTGGAGGTGACACCTGGCTCACCCTGGGTTACAG TGGCCGCAGGGGTCGGTGGGGCCcttttgttcctgctcctgcttgtGGGTGTCATTGTGGCCTGGCGCCGTTGGCACCGCTGGG ctgccaggaagaGCCAGGAAAG GGCCCCCCCGGATCCCCCGGACACCCCAGAGGAGGGGCAGGTGCTGTACACCCACGTCGTGGTCACCaagagggcagggg TGTCCCCCCGTGCCACCACCCTCCAGGATCCCCAGGTGACCTACGCGGAGCTGCGGGGACACCAGGGGCGACCACGGGAACACGGTGACATCTATGGgaatgtgctgtga
- the LOC132340384 gene encoding Fc receptor-like protein 2 isoform X3 — protein MPWPHPAVPSPALALPGWCPLSPAGAQTTQLLLEPSWRPAVLWDQVTLTCQGSGTAGDTTWYRGGQRWGQQGRDHVTVTESGTYRCDRPDTGLSNPVTVSNGPLCPPEWLVLQVPARALLEGDTVTLRCRSWQNKRLTDVYFYREEKYLMGPQDGTELSLSPLQLHHSGRYRCQGHVSHVVSRWSTSELVTVTVHRFPPSGVSLSAQPPEGQVALGDSLVLSCTVAMGTGPLSFSWHREGSGTTVGTGPHLELQHVGDNDSGQYRCQVSDGDSVAESDPLNVTVLVPVANATITPGPLAHQVRPGDRVTLHCSVQVGSAPVTFTWLHNGQEVAQGPLLELRDIDVGHSGTYQCVATNQLGQDGHRVFRALSPEMALEVTPGSPWVTVAAGVGGALLFLLLLVGVIVAWRRWHRWGPPRIPRTPQRRGRCCTPTSWSPRGQGCPPVPPPSRIPR, from the exons ATGCCATGGCcccaccccgctgtccccagccccgcgctggccctgccaggctggtgtcccctgtcacccgCAGGTGCCCAGaccacccagctcctcctggagccCTCCTGGAGGCCGGCGGTGCTGTGGGACCAGGTGACACTGacctgccagggctcggggACCGCTGGTGACACCACCTGGTACAGGGGTGGGCAgcgctgggggcagcagggacgTGACCATGTCACTGTCACCGAGAGTGGCACCTACAGGTGTGACAGACCCGACACCGGTCTCAGCAACCCGGTGACAGTCTCAAACG GACCCCTCTGCCCCCCAGagtggctggtgctgcaggtgccagcacgggcactgctggagggggacacggtgacactgcGCTGCCGGAGCTGGCAGAACAAACGGCTCACAGACGTGTACTTCTACCGTGAAGAGAAATATCTGATGGGCCCCCAGGATGGCaccgagctgtccctgtcccccctgcagctgcaccacagTGGCCGCTACCGCTGCCAGGGCCACGTGAGCCATGTGGTGTCACGGTGGAGCACGTCAGagctggtgacagtgacagtgcaca gGTTCCCGCCctcaggggtgtccctgtcagCGCAGCCCCCTGAGGGacaggtggcacttggggacagcctggtgctgagctgcacagTAGCCATGGGCACAGGTCCCCTGTCCTTCTCCTGGCACCGGGAGGGCTCGGGGACAACGGTGGGCACCGGCCCCcatctggagctgcagcatgtTGGGGACAATGACAGCGGCCAGTACCGGTGCCAGGTCAGCGACGGGGACAGCGTGGCCGAGAGTGACCCCCTGAACGTCACCGTCCTGG tgcccgtggccaatgccaccatcacccccGGTCCCCTGGCACaccaggtgcgcccaggtgaCCGCGTGACCCTGCACTGCTCagtgcaggtgggctcagcccctgtcaCCTTCACCTGGCTGCACAATGGGCAGGAGGTGGCGCAGggtcccctcctggagctcagggacatCGATGTGGGACATTCGGGCACCTACCAGTGCGTGGCCACcaaccagctgggacaggacgGGCACCGCGTGTTCCGGGCACTCAGCCCAGAGATGGCCCTGGAGGTGACACCTGGCTCACCCTGGGTTACAG TGGCCGCAGGGGTCGGTGGGGCCcttttgttcctgctcctgcttgtGGGTGTCATTGTGGCCTGGCGCCGTTGGCACCGCTGGG GGCCCCCCCGGATCCCCCGGACACCCCAGAGGAGGGGCAGGTGCTGTACACCCACGTCGTGGTCACCaagagggcagggg TGTCCCCCCGTGCCACCACCCTCCAGGATCCCCAGGTGA
- the LOC132340388 gene encoding high affinity immunoglobulin gamma Fc receptor I-like isoform X1 has protein sequence MSQLLLEPPWRPAVLWDQVTLTCQGLGTAGDTTWYRDGQRWWQKGGDHVTVTLSGTYTCDRPGSGHSPPVTVSHDWLVLQVPVRELLEGDMVTLRCRGWRNRTVTSVSYREREKLREPHGGTELSLSPLQLHHSGSYSCKVLVGSWVLHESAPVTMTVHARLELQVSARELLEGDTVTLRCLRWQNNPVTGVRFYHGDEEVGRPLNGAELSLSPLQQNHSGHYSCGGRVDSGVSPWAQSAPVTVTVHVPVANATITPGALAHQVCAGDPVTLHCSVQVGSAPVTFTWLHNGQEVARGPLLELRDIDVGHSGTYQCVATNQLGQDGHRVFRALSPELELEVTPGSPWVTAVAVNVGRTLLFLLLLLAVIGGCHWWHRQGPPQRRGQCWTPTPLPPSGPGLSTGPPRVSPSPAPPRDPQVTNVELSGPCEGQRDPRDCDDVL, from the exons atgtcccagctcctcctggagccCCCCTGGAGGCCGGCGGTGCTGTGGGACCAGGTGACACTGACCTGCCAGGGCTTGGGGACCGCCGGTGACACCACCTGGTACAGGGACGGGCAGCGCTGGTGGCAGAAGGGAGGCGACcatgtcactgtcaccctgAGTGGCACCTACACCTGTGACAGACCCGGCAGCGGGCACAGCCCACCTGTGACAGTCTCACACG actggctggtgctgcaggtgccagtgcgggagctgctggagggggacatGGTGACACTGCGCTGCCGGGGCTGGAGGAACCGCACGGTCACCTCGGTGTCCTACCGCGAGAGGGAGAAACTGAGGGAGCCCCACGGTGGGaccgagctgtccctgtcccctctgcagctgcaccacAGCGGCAGCTACAGCTGCAAGGTCCTGGTGGGATCCTGGGTGTTGCATGAGTCAGCACCGGTGACAATGACAGTGCACG CCAGGTTAGAGTTGCAGGTGTCGGCgcgggagctgctggagggggacacggtgacactgcGCTGCCTGCGCTGGCAGAACAACCCGGTCACCGGAGTGCGATTCTATCATGGGGACGAGGAGGTGGGGAGGCCCCTCAATGGGGccgagctgtccctgtcccctctgcagcagaaccacagcGGCCACTACAGCTGCGGGGGCCGGGTGGACTCCGGAGTGTCACCGTGGGCACAGTCGGcaccagtgacagtgacagtgcacg tgcccgtggccaatgccaccatcacccccGGTGCCCTGGCACACCAGGTGTGCGCAGGAGACCCCGTGACCCTGCACTGCTCggtgcaggtgggctcagcccctgtcaccttcacctggctgcacaatgggcaggaggtggcccggggtcccctcctggagctcagggacatCGATGTGGGACATTCGGGCACCTACCAGTGCGTGGCCACcaaccagctgggacaggacgGGCACCGCGTGTTCCGGGcactcagccctgagctggaaCTGGAGGTGACACCTGGCTCACCCTGGGTCACAG cagtggctgtgaaTGTCGGCAGGaccctcctgttcctgctcctgctcctggctgtcatCGGGGGCTGTCACTGGTGGCACCGCCAGG GACCCCCCCAGAGGAGGGGGCAGTGCTGGACCCCCACACCGTTGCCACCGAGTGGGCCAGGGTTGAGTACAG GGCCCCCAcgggtgtcccccagccctgccccacctcGTGATCCACAAGTGACCAATGTGGAGCTGTCGGGACCCTGCGAGGGACAGCGGGACCCCCGTGACTGCGATGAcgtgctgtga
- the LOC132340388 gene encoding high affinity immunoglobulin gamma Fc receptor I-like isoform X2 — translation MSQLLLEPPWRPAVLWDQVTLTCQGLGTAGDTTWYRDGQRWWQKGGDHVTVTLSGTYTCDRPGSGHSPPVTVSHDWLVLQVPVRELLEGDMVTLRCRGWRNRTVTSVSYREREKLREPHGGTELSLSPLQLHHSGSYSCKVLVGSWVLHESAPVTMTVHARLELQVSARELLEGDTVTLRCLRWQNNPVTGVRFYHGDEEVGRPLNGAELSLSPLQQNHSGHYSCGGRVDSGVSPWAQSAPVTVTVHVPVANATITPGALAHQVCAGDPVTLHCSVQVGSAPVTFTWLHNGQEVARGPLLELRDIDVGHSGTYQCVATNQLGQDGHRVFRALSPELELEVTPGSPWVTVAVNVGRTLLFLLLLLAVIGGCHWWHRQGPPQRRGQCWTPTPLPPSGPGLSTGPPRVSPSPAPPRDPQVTNVELSGPCEGQRDPRDCDDVL, via the exons atgtcccagctcctcctggagccCCCCTGGAGGCCGGCGGTGCTGTGGGACCAGGTGACACTGACCTGCCAGGGCTTGGGGACCGCCGGTGACACCACCTGGTACAGGGACGGGCAGCGCTGGTGGCAGAAGGGAGGCGACcatgtcactgtcaccctgAGTGGCACCTACACCTGTGACAGACCCGGCAGCGGGCACAGCCCACCTGTGACAGTCTCACACG actggctggtgctgcaggtgccagtgcgggagctgctggagggggacatGGTGACACTGCGCTGCCGGGGCTGGAGGAACCGCACGGTCACCTCGGTGTCCTACCGCGAGAGGGAGAAACTGAGGGAGCCCCACGGTGGGaccgagctgtccctgtcccctctgcagctgcaccacAGCGGCAGCTACAGCTGCAAGGTCCTGGTGGGATCCTGGGTGTTGCATGAGTCAGCACCGGTGACAATGACAGTGCACG CCAGGTTAGAGTTGCAGGTGTCGGCgcgggagctgctggagggggacacggtgacactgcGCTGCCTGCGCTGGCAGAACAACCCGGTCACCGGAGTGCGATTCTATCATGGGGACGAGGAGGTGGGGAGGCCCCTCAATGGGGccgagctgtccctgtcccctctgcagcagaaccacagcGGCCACTACAGCTGCGGGGGCCGGGTGGACTCCGGAGTGTCACCGTGGGCACAGTCGGcaccagtgacagtgacagtgcacg tgcccgtggccaatgccaccatcacccccGGTGCCCTGGCACACCAGGTGTGCGCAGGAGACCCCGTGACCCTGCACTGCTCggtgcaggtgggctcagcccctgtcaccttcacctggctgcacaatgggcaggaggtggcccggggtcccctcctggagctcagggacatCGATGTGGGACATTCGGGCACCTACCAGTGCGTGGCCACcaaccagctgggacaggacgGGCACCGCGTGTTCCGGGcactcagccctgagctggaaCTGGAGGTGACACCTGGCTCACCCTGGGTCACAG tggctgtgaaTGTCGGCAGGaccctcctgttcctgctcctgctcctggctgtcatCGGGGGCTGTCACTGGTGGCACCGCCAGG GACCCCCCCAGAGGAGGGGGCAGTGCTGGACCCCCACACCGTTGCCACCGAGTGGGCCAGGGTTGAGTACAG GGCCCCCAcgggtgtcccccagccctgccccacctcGTGATCCACAAGTGACCAATGTGGAGCTGTCGGGACCCTGCGAGGGACAGCGGGACCCCCGTGACTGCGATGAcgtgctgtga
- the LOC132340388 gene encoding high affinity immunoglobulin gamma Fc receptor I-like isoform X3 → MSQLLLEPPWRPAVLWDQVTLTCQGLGTAGDTTWYRDGQRWWQKGGDHVTVTLSGTYTCDRPGSGHSPPVTVSHDWLVLQVPVRELLEGDMVTLRCRGWRNRTVTSVSYREREKLREPHGGTELSLSPLQLHHSGSYSCKVLVGSWVLHESAPVTMTVHARLELQVSARELLEGDTVTLRCLRWQNNPVTGVRFYHGDEEVGRPLNGAELSLSPLQQNHSGHYSCGGRVDSGVSPWAQSAPVTVTVHVPVANATITPGALAHQVCAGDPVTLHCSVQVGSAPVTFTWLHNGQEVARGPLLELRDIDVGHSGTYQCVATNQLGQDGHRVFRALSPELELEVTPGSPWVTVAVNVGRTLLFLLLLLAVIGGCHWWHRQGPPRVSPSPAPPRDPQVTNVELSGPCEGQRDPRDCDDVL, encoded by the exons atgtcccagctcctcctggagccCCCCTGGAGGCCGGCGGTGCTGTGGGACCAGGTGACACTGACCTGCCAGGGCTTGGGGACCGCCGGTGACACCACCTGGTACAGGGACGGGCAGCGCTGGTGGCAGAAGGGAGGCGACcatgtcactgtcaccctgAGTGGCACCTACACCTGTGACAGACCCGGCAGCGGGCACAGCCCACCTGTGACAGTCTCACACG actggctggtgctgcaggtgccagtgcgggagctgctggagggggacatGGTGACACTGCGCTGCCGGGGCTGGAGGAACCGCACGGTCACCTCGGTGTCCTACCGCGAGAGGGAGAAACTGAGGGAGCCCCACGGTGGGaccgagctgtccctgtcccctctgcagctgcaccacAGCGGCAGCTACAGCTGCAAGGTCCTGGTGGGATCCTGGGTGTTGCATGAGTCAGCACCGGTGACAATGACAGTGCACG CCAGGTTAGAGTTGCAGGTGTCGGCgcgggagctgctggagggggacacggtgacactgcGCTGCCTGCGCTGGCAGAACAACCCGGTCACCGGAGTGCGATTCTATCATGGGGACGAGGAGGTGGGGAGGCCCCTCAATGGGGccgagctgtccctgtcccctctgcagcagaaccacagcGGCCACTACAGCTGCGGGGGCCGGGTGGACTCCGGAGTGTCACCGTGGGCACAGTCGGcaccagtgacagtgacagtgcacg tgcccgtggccaatgccaccatcacccccGGTGCCCTGGCACACCAGGTGTGCGCAGGAGACCCCGTGACCCTGCACTGCTCggtgcaggtgggctcagcccctgtcaccttcacctggctgcacaatgggcaggaggtggcccggggtcccctcctggagctcagggacatCGATGTGGGACATTCGGGCACCTACCAGTGCGTGGCCACcaaccagctgggacaggacgGGCACCGCGTGTTCCGGGcactcagccctgagctggaaCTGGAGGTGACACCTGGCTCACCCTGGGTCACAG tggctgtgaaTGTCGGCAGGaccctcctgttcctgctcctgctcctggctgtcatCGGGGGCTGTCACTGGTGGCACCGCCAGG GGCCCCCAcgggtgtcccccagccctgccccacctcGTGATCCACAAGTGACCAATGTGGAGCTGTCGGGACCCTGCGAGGGACAGCGGGACCCCCGTGACTGCGATGAcgtgctgtga
- the LOC132340396 gene encoding low affinity immunoglobulin gamma Fc region receptor II-like produces the protein MAPPRCPQPRAGPARLVSPVIRRCPDHPAPPGAPWRPPVLWDQVTLTCHGSGTAGDTTWYRDGQRWWQQGIDCLTVTLSGTYTCDRPGSGRSPPVTVSHDDLVLQVPARALLEGDTVTLRCRAWQNRTVTRVSFYHEWKELGGLRDGTELSLSPLQRSHSGSYHCKGWLELWALEKFWESAPVTVTVHGEHRHV, from the exons ATGGCcccaccccgctgtccccagccccgcgctggccctgccaggctggtgtcccctgtcaTCCGCAGGTGCCCAGaccacccagctcctcctggagccCCCTGGAGGCCACCGGTGCTGTGGGACCAGGTGACACTGACCTGCCACGGCTCAGGGACCGCTGGTGACACCACCTGGTACAGGGACGGGCAGcgctggtggcagcagggaatCGACTGCCTCACTGTCACCCTGAGTGGCACCTACACCTGTGACAGGCCCGGCAGTGGGCGCAGTCCCCCCGTGACAGTCTCACACG acgatctggtgctgcaggtgccggCGCGGGcgctgctggagggggacacggtgacactgcGCTGCCGGGCCTGGCAGAACCGCACGGTCACCAGGGTGTCTTTCTATCATGAGTGGAAGGAACTGGGGGGACTCCGCGATGGCACCgaactgtccctgtcccctctgcagcgGAGCCACAGCGGCAGCTACCACTGCAAGGGCTGGTTGGAACTCTGGGCGTTAGAGAAGTTTTGGGAATCGGcaccagtgacagtgacagtgcacgGTGAGCACCGCCATGTCTAG